Proteins from a genomic interval of Corynebacterium deserti GIMN1.010:
- a CDS encoding glutamate ABC transporter substrate-binding protein, whose translation MNAFRRPRPRATAACAALLAAALLASCSQLPVEPAEPLTALNPDAGPPLPPDSTIEEPGEHSATLDSADTWTGSLRPDDLTPEERVPEIINRGRIIVGVDQSQNLLSFRDPVSGELRGFEVELAREISRDIFGDPNKVDFRFVDTSDRLRALDQGDVDIVVRSVAITGERAKLAEFSTPYLRTQTRMLTMEASGISSIADLPGNTICVTEGSTSLQSARSIAPESSILKTRSWADCLMALQQHQAQVILGDDVILSGIAAQDPYTRILDTTLDSQSYGVAAALPKTGEDTSGLIRQVNSTIERIRSDRTWWTMFNDWFGPYLWTYGPPALQYVTEEGAQDNDGE comes from the coding sequence ATGAACGCTTTTCGACGCCCCCGTCCCCGCGCCACCGCCGCCTGCGCGGCCTTACTGGCCGCAGCGCTCTTGGCTTCTTGCAGTCAGCTGCCGGTAGAACCGGCGGAGCCTCTCACTGCGTTGAACCCAGATGCTGGACCTCCTCTGCCACCAGATTCCACGATCGAAGAGCCAGGCGAACACTCAGCGACGTTAGACAGCGCGGATACGTGGACGGGCTCGTTGCGTCCGGATGATCTGACTCCTGAAGAACGGGTTCCAGAGATCATCAACCGTGGTCGCATCATTGTGGGCGTCGATCAATCGCAAAACCTCTTAAGCTTTCGCGATCCAGTATCTGGTGAACTGCGAGGCTTTGAGGTTGAGCTGGCCAGGGAAATTTCCCGCGATATTTTTGGCGATCCCAACAAGGTGGATTTCCGTTTCGTTGACACTTCCGACCGACTGCGCGCACTGGACCAAGGCGATGTAGATATTGTCGTTCGATCCGTGGCTATCACCGGCGAACGAGCTAAACTCGCAGAGTTTTCCACACCGTATCTGCGAACCCAAACTCGCATGCTCACCATGGAGGCATCGGGAATCAGTTCGATTGCCGATCTTCCTGGCAACACCATCTGTGTCACCGAAGGCTCCACATCGCTGCAAAGTGCACGCTCGATTGCACCGGAATCATCAATTTTGAAAACCCGTAGTTGGGCGGACTGTCTCATGGCATTGCAACAGCATCAGGCTCAGGTGATTTTGGGTGACGATGTAATTTTGTCCGGCATCGCAGCCCAAGATCCATACACTCGCATCCTGGATACCACATTGGATTCGCAGTCCTATGGTGTGGCAGCTGCGTTACCGAAGACGGGTGAAGATACCTCGGGGCTTATCCGTCAGGTCAATTCCACCATCGAGCGCATCCGTTCTGATCGCACGTGGTGGACGATGTTCAACGATTGGTTCGGCCCCTACCTCTGGACCTATGGTCCGCCAGCGTTGCAGTATGTTACGGAAGAAGGTGCACAAGACAATGACGGAGAATAA